Proteins encoded within one genomic window of Catenulispora sp. EB89:
- the metK gene encoding methionine adenosyltransferase: MTARLFTSESVTEGHPDKIADQISDAILDELLKQDPDSRVAVETLITTGQVHVAGEVTTEGYADLTAVVREKILSIGYDSSKKGFDGSSCGVSVSLGSQSPDIALGLARSYEARLDGIVPEELDWQGAGDQGLMFGYACGETPELMPLPIALAHRLARRLADVRKDGVLPYLRPDGKTQVTVEYRGTEPVRLDTVVVSTQHAADVDLDGLLTPDVREFVVEPELAGLAPAGLGLDVSSYRLLVNPTGRFEVGGPMGDAGLTGRKIIVDTYGGMARHGGGAFSGKDPSKVDRSAAYAMRWVAKNVVAAGLARRCEVQVAYAIGMAEPVGVFVETYGTGVVPDVKIQEAVLRVFDLRPAAIIRDLDLLRPIYSATAAYGHFGRELPDFTWERTDRAEALAAAAGVSYEPGSGP, translated from the coding sequence ATGACCGCGCGCTTGTTCACGTCCGAGTCGGTGACCGAGGGACACCCCGACAAGATCGCCGACCAGATCAGCGACGCGATCCTGGACGAGCTGCTGAAACAGGACCCGGATTCGCGGGTCGCGGTGGAGACGCTGATCACCACCGGGCAGGTGCACGTCGCGGGGGAGGTGACCACCGAGGGCTACGCCGACCTGACGGCTGTGGTCCGGGAGAAGATCCTCTCCATCGGGTACGACTCGTCGAAGAAGGGATTCGACGGTTCCTCGTGCGGGGTGTCGGTCTCGCTCGGGTCGCAGTCCCCTGACATCGCGCTCGGGCTGGCGCGCTCGTACGAGGCCCGGCTGGACGGGATCGTGCCGGAGGAGCTGGACTGGCAGGGCGCCGGGGACCAGGGGCTGATGTTCGGCTACGCGTGCGGCGAGACCCCGGAGCTGATGCCGCTGCCGATCGCGCTGGCGCACCGGTTGGCGCGGCGGCTGGCCGACGTGCGGAAGGACGGCGTGCTGCCGTACCTGCGGCCGGACGGCAAGACGCAGGTCACCGTCGAGTACCGCGGGACCGAGCCGGTGCGGCTGGACACGGTGGTGGTGTCGACGCAGCACGCGGCGGACGTCGACCTGGACGGGCTGCTGACGCCGGACGTGCGGGAGTTCGTGGTCGAGCCGGAGTTGGCGGGACTGGCGCCGGCGGGTCTCGGGCTCGACGTGTCCAGCTACCGGTTGCTGGTGAACCCGACCGGCCGGTTCGAGGTCGGCGGGCCGATGGGCGACGCGGGCCTGACCGGGCGGAAGATCATCGTCGACACGTACGGCGGGATGGCCCGGCACGGCGGTGGGGCGTTCTCGGGCAAGGACCCGTCGAAGGTGGACCGCTCGGCGGCGTACGCGATGCGGTGGGTGGCCAAGAACGTGGTCGCCGCAGGGCTGGCCCGGCGCTGCGAGGTGCAGGTCGCGTACGCGATCGGGATGGCCGAGCCGGTGGGGGTGTTCGTGGAGACGTATGGCACCGGCGTGGTGCCGGACGTCAAGATCCAGGAGGCGGTGCTGCGGGTGTTCGATCTGCGGCCCGCCGCGATCATCCGCGACCTGGACCTGCTGCGGCCGATCTACTCGGCGACCGCGGCCTACGGCCACTTCGGCCGGGAGCTGCCGGACTTCACGTGGGAGCGGACCGACCGCGCCGAGGCCCTGGCCGCGGCGGCAGGTGTGAGCTACGAACCGGGATCAGGACCATGA
- a CDS encoding carbohydrate kinase family protein — MNRSTGTRTAGLAVTGSIATDHLMTFPGRFADQLVADKLHAVSLSFLVDTLDIRPGGVAPNICVGLAALGVRPLLVGAAGADFAAHSGRLAERGVDTSGVHISPSLHTARFLCTTDADGNQIASFFSGAMSQARAIALAPLAARAGGLELVLIGANDPEAMLAHTDECRERGYPFAADPSQQAARLSGEDLRRLVSGAAYLFTNEYEAALIEQKTGWSAAEILARVGVRVTTLGARGARIEAGDAAPLHVPCPKEDARVDPTGVGDAFRAGFLAGRTWGLGLERSAQVGCMLATVVVETTGPQEYEVDRRRFLERFGAEYGVAARAEVEPWLAVVAQRV; from the coding sequence ATGAATCGCAGTACGGGAACCCGCACTGCCGGTCTGGCGGTGACCGGGTCGATCGCGACCGACCATCTCATGACCTTCCCCGGCCGGTTCGCCGACCAGCTGGTCGCGGACAAGCTGCACGCGGTGTCGCTGTCCTTCCTCGTGGACACGCTGGACATCCGGCCCGGCGGCGTGGCGCCGAACATCTGCGTCGGCCTGGCCGCGCTCGGCGTGCGTCCGCTGCTGGTCGGCGCGGCCGGGGCGGACTTCGCGGCGCACAGCGGCCGGTTGGCCGAGCGGGGCGTGGACACGTCCGGGGTGCACATCTCGCCGTCGCTGCACACGGCGCGGTTCCTCTGCACGACCGACGCCGACGGGAACCAGATCGCGTCGTTCTTCTCCGGCGCGATGAGCCAGGCGCGGGCCATCGCGCTCGCGCCGCTGGCCGCCCGGGCCGGCGGCCTGGAGCTGGTGCTGATCGGCGCGAACGACCCGGAGGCGATGCTCGCTCACACGGATGAATGCCGCGAGCGGGGGTATCCGTTCGCCGCGGATCCGTCGCAGCAGGCCGCGCGGCTGAGCGGCGAGGATCTGCGCCGGCTGGTCTCCGGGGCGGCGTACCTGTTCACGAACGAGTACGAGGCGGCGCTGATCGAGCAGAAGACCGGATGGTCGGCGGCGGAGATCCTGGCGCGGGTCGGCGTGCGGGTGACGACGCTCGGCGCCCGCGGCGCCCGGATCGAGGCCGGCGACGCGGCGCCGCTGCACGTGCCGTGTCCGAAGGAGGACGCGCGGGTCGATCCCACCGGGGTCGGCGATGCGTTCCGCGCGGGATTCCTCGCCGGGCGGACGTGGGGGCTCGGGCTGGAGCGCTCCGCACAGGTGGGGTGCATGTTGGCGACGGTCGTGGTCGAGACGACGGGGCCGCAGGAGTACGAGGTGGACCGGCGGCGGTTCCTGGAACGGTTCGGTGCGGAGTACGGGGTGGCGGCGCGGGCCGAGGTGGAGCCTTGGTTGGCGGTGGTGGCGCAGCGGGTGTGA
- a CDS encoding damage-control phosphatase ARMT1 family protein: MTNGAAAAIVSDQPGSFAWGVWNKRHPILIKQIRDAYPYPAEIQRALEALLQETISGDIERLPPDAHDHALWQDWDRGWYGGSWLSAPFLWAESYFYRRLLEAVGYFRPGPWHGVDPFGPAKQAELTTPVVASELAALDDVAAMPLAAQRRALLAAALWGNRADLGFRITASPEGPATDLVADDSARIWSLLDAARGSGAAGSPEPTGLPAPAASPTPTGLPAPTGPTGPTVHIITDNAGRELLADLILVDHLLTTGTATRVVLHVKPQPYYVSDATGSDVAAVLRRIIAAPGTAATTGNRLWKALTDGTITLRTHAFWCAPLSFRHLPPDLAADLSPATLTILKGDLNYRRLIGDRAWPPTTPFAELTAYFPSPVAALRTLKSDVAVGLTPETVAKLDATGSPWRTSGEHALIQMRP, encoded by the coding sequence GTGACGAACGGTGCGGCGGCGGCGATCGTGTCGGACCAGCCCGGGTCTTTCGCGTGGGGCGTGTGGAACAAGCGGCACCCGATCCTGATCAAGCAGATCCGCGACGCGTACCCCTACCCGGCGGAGATCCAGCGGGCGCTTGAGGCCCTGCTGCAGGAGACGATCTCCGGCGACATCGAGCGCCTGCCGCCCGACGCGCACGACCACGCGCTCTGGCAGGACTGGGACCGCGGCTGGTACGGCGGCTCGTGGCTGTCGGCGCCGTTCCTGTGGGCCGAGTCGTACTTCTACCGCAGGCTGCTGGAGGCGGTCGGCTACTTCCGCCCGGGACCGTGGCACGGCGTCGACCCCTTCGGCCCGGCGAAGCAGGCGGAACTGACGACGCCGGTCGTCGCCTCGGAGCTGGCGGCGCTGGACGACGTGGCCGCGATGCCGCTCGCGGCGCAGCGGCGCGCACTGCTGGCGGCGGCGCTGTGGGGCAACCGGGCCGACCTCGGGTTCCGGATCACCGCCTCGCCGGAGGGCCCCGCGACCGATCTGGTGGCCGACGACAGCGCGCGGATCTGGTCGCTGCTGGACGCGGCTCGGGGGAGCGGGGCTGCCGGCTCGCCCGAGCCGACCGGCTTGCCGGCGCCGGCTGCCTCGCCCACGCCGACCGGCTTGCCCGCGCCGACCGGCCCGACCGGCCCGACCGTGCACATCATCACCGACAACGCCGGCCGCGAACTCCTCGCCGACCTCATCCTCGTCGACCACCTGCTGACCACCGGGACCGCCACCCGCGTGGTGCTCCACGTGAAGCCGCAGCCGTACTACGTCTCAGACGCGACCGGCTCCGACGTGGCAGCCGTCCTCCGCCGCATCATCGCCGCCCCCGGCACCGCAGCCACCACCGGCAACCGCCTCTGGAAAGCCCTCACAGACGGCACCATCACCCTGCGCACCCACGCGTTCTGGTGCGCACCCCTGTCATTCCGCCACCTGCCACCCGACCTGGCCGCCGACCTGTCCCCAGCAACCCTGACCATCCTGAAGGGCGACCTGAACTACCGCCGCCTCATCGGCGACCGAGCCTGGCCCCCGACCACCCCCTTCGCCGAACTGACCGCCTACTTCCCATCACCGGTGGCAGCCCTCCGCACCCTGAAGTCCGACGTCGCCGTCGGCCTCACCCCGGAAACCGTCGCCAAGCTCGACGCCACCGGCAGCCCATGGCGGACGAGCGGGGAGCACGCCCTGATCCAGATGCGGCCATAG
- a CDS encoding NADPH-dependent FMN reductase → MTTKILAFSGALRKASTNTALVRAAKQLAPEGVEIEIYDGIGQLPFFDQDLEADVPASVAEFRAKIAAADGVLIASPEYNYSIPGVLKNALDWASRPYGESVLTGKPVAVMGASGSGFGTVRAQNHLRDVFHWLDAKVVTKPEVHVGNNWERFDGDGNLVDETSRNLVAGLIAALVVLIEETEKVKANA, encoded by the coding sequence GTGACCACCAAGATCCTCGCCTTCTCCGGCGCCCTCCGTAAGGCCTCCACGAACACCGCGCTGGTCCGCGCCGCCAAGCAGCTGGCGCCCGAAGGCGTCGAGATCGAGATCTACGACGGCATCGGCCAGCTGCCCTTCTTCGACCAGGACCTGGAGGCCGACGTCCCGGCGTCGGTGGCCGAGTTCCGCGCGAAGATCGCCGCCGCCGACGGCGTCCTGATCGCCAGCCCGGAGTACAACTACTCGATCCCCGGCGTCCTGAAGAACGCCCTGGACTGGGCCTCCCGCCCCTACGGCGAGTCGGTCCTGACCGGCAAGCCGGTCGCCGTCATGGGCGCCTCCGGCAGCGGCTTCGGCACCGTCCGCGCCCAGAACCACCTCCGCGACGTCTTCCACTGGCTGGACGCGAAGGTCGTCACCAAGCCCGAGGTGCACGTCGGCAACAACTGGGAGCGCTTCGACGGCGACGGCAACCTGGTCGACGAGACCTCGCGCAACCTGGTCGCCGGCCTCATCGCGGCGCTGGTGGTGCTGATCGAGGAGACCGAGAAGGTCAAGGCGAACGCCTGA
- a CDS encoding helix-turn-helix domain-containing protein: MADNTAKQHEEHLSSFCPRFHTAVEIIGRRWSGAILRAMLAGSTRYTDIACSVPKLSDRLLSERLKEFEQVGLVERVVIPETPVRVEYHLTQKGAELEPAFQQLAEWAEKWIELPPLPEGVECQESFLEPGEGR; the protein is encoded by the coding sequence ATGGCCGACAACACCGCGAAGCAGCACGAGGAGCACCTGAGCTCCTTCTGTCCGCGCTTCCACACCGCGGTGGAGATCATCGGGCGACGCTGGTCCGGGGCGATCCTCCGGGCCATGCTGGCCGGCTCCACCCGCTACACCGACATCGCGTGCTCCGTCCCCAAGCTGTCCGACCGCCTCCTGTCCGAACGCCTCAAGGAGTTCGAGCAGGTCGGCCTCGTCGAGCGCGTCGTGATCCCCGAGACCCCGGTCCGCGTCGAGTACCACCTCACCCAGAAGGGCGCGGAGCTGGAGCCGGCGTTCCAGCAGCTCGCGGAGTGGGCCGAGAAGTGGATCGAGCTCCCGCCGCTGCCCGAGGGCGTCGAGTGCCAGGAGTCGTTTTTGGAGCCCGGCGAGGGACGCTAA